One window from the genome of Thermaerobacter marianensis DSM 12885 encodes:
- a CDS encoding glycosyltransferase, producing the protein MAASDRPALRVLVITNMYPNPDEPAFGLFVRGQVEALRAAGAEVDVLAMPRRGRGWRGRLAYAGWALRGLVRLPRRYDAVHAHYAVPSGVVGLWFRRWARRPLVVTVHGSDVLVLPDRFPRLEPVVRRVLQGADHVIAVSRFLRDRVVERFGVPPGRVMVQSAGIDTRVFHPQAPGAEAVRARYGDQPLVVYAGNLIPRKGVDTLVQAFARVRERRGAGHLLLVGPAVDPPYRELLEARVAALGIQDHVTFAGAQPPEAVAAAMTAADVFVLPSLEEGLGLVVLEALACGTPVVASRAGGIPEVVQDGDYGLLVPPGDVTALAAAIRRVLDEPRFRQRARRYGPQLAARHDRWRQAAELVVLYRSLGQGR; encoded by the coding sequence ATGGCAGCGTCGGACCGCCCGGCGTTGCGGGTGCTGGTTATAACAAATATGTATCCCAACCCGGACGAACCGGCCTTCGGCCTCTTTGTCCGCGGCCAGGTGGAGGCCCTGCGGGCCGCGGGGGCGGAGGTGGACGTCCTGGCCATGCCCCGCCGCGGCCGGGGCTGGCGCGGGCGGCTGGCCTACGCCGGCTGGGCGCTGCGGGGGCTGGTCCGGCTGCCGCGCCGGTACGACGCCGTCCATGCCCACTACGCCGTGCCCAGCGGGGTGGTGGGCCTGTGGTTCCGCCGCTGGGCCCGGCGGCCCCTGGTGGTGACGGTCCACGGTTCCGACGTGCTGGTTCTTCCCGACCGGTTCCCCCGCCTGGAGCCCGTGGTGCGGCGGGTCCTGCAGGGGGCGGACCATGTCATCGCCGTCTCCCGGTTCCTCAGGGACCGGGTGGTGGAGCGGTTCGGCGTGCCGCCCGGGCGGGTGATGGTGCAGAGCGCCGGCATCGACACCCGGGTCTTTCATCCCCAGGCGCCCGGGGCGGAGGCGGTCCGGGCCCGGTACGGCGACCAGCCCCTGGTGGTGTACGCCGGCAACCTGATCCCCCGCAAGGGCGTCGATACCCTGGTCCAGGCCTTCGCCCGGGTGCGGGAGCGGCGCGGCGCCGGGCACCTGCTGCTGGTGGGCCCGGCGGTCGACCCGCCCTACCGCGAGCTCCTGGAGGCCCGGGTCGCCGCCCTGGGGATCCAGGACCACGTCACCTTCGCCGGCGCCCAGCCGCCCGAGGCGGTGGCCGCCGCCATGACCGCCGCCGACGTCTTCGTCCTGCCGTCCCTGGAGGAAGGGCTGGGGCTGGTGGTGCTGGAGGCCCTGGCCTGCGGGACGCCCGTGGTGGCCAGCCGCGCCGGCGGGATCCCCGAGGTGGTGCAGGACGGCGACTACGGCCTGCTGGTGCCGCCCGGCGACGTCACGGCCCTGGCCGCCGCCATCCGCCGCGTGCTGGACGAACCCCGCTTCCGCCAGCGGGCCCGCCGCTACGGTCCCCAGTTGGCGGCGCGGCACGACCGGTGGCGCCAGGCGGCGGAACTGGTGGTGCTGTACCGGTCCCTGGGCCAGGGCCGGTAG
- a CDS encoding WecB/TagA/CpsF family glycosyltransferase, translating into MRPAGQTEKDPRVWEGRPLRIELLGLPLDALTLDETVRVIVDRVERGEPTLQVSMNAAKYVRAVEDPLLRRFIRRATIVSPDGAGPLWAARRFGLRVPERVPGVDLMMALLPEAARHGWPVFLLGARPEVVERAAAAAMDRWPGLQVAGTHHGYFGPDQEAAVVERVRASGARLLFVAMGSPRQERFLDRWFDKTGVVYAQGVGGGFDVLAGTARRAPRWIQQAGLEGVYRMMLEPRKRWRRVVVDNARFVALVLRAARTARAAGSQGRRPAGAPPGRG; encoded by the coding sequence GTGCGGCCGGCCGGGCAGACGGAGAAAGACCCGAGGGTCTGGGAGGGACGCCCCCTGCGCATCGAGCTTCTGGGCTTGCCCCTGGATGCCCTGACCCTGGACGAGACGGTGCGGGTCATCGTGGACCGGGTGGAGCGGGGCGAGCCCACCCTGCAGGTGTCCATGAACGCCGCCAAGTACGTCCGGGCGGTGGAAGACCCCCTGCTGCGCCGGTTCATCCGCCGTGCCACCATCGTCAGCCCCGACGGCGCCGGCCCGTTGTGGGCCGCCCGGCGGTTCGGGCTGCGGGTCCCCGAGCGGGTGCCCGGGGTCGACCTCATGATGGCCCTGCTGCCCGAGGCCGCCCGCCACGGCTGGCCGGTGTTCCTCCTGGGCGCCCGTCCCGAGGTGGTGGAACGGGCCGCCGCAGCGGCCATGGACCGGTGGCCGGGCCTGCAGGTGGCCGGCACCCACCATGGCTATTTCGGCCCCGACCAGGAGGCGGCGGTGGTGGAGCGGGTGCGGGCCAGCGGGGCGCGGCTGCTGTTCGTCGCTATGGGCAGTCCCCGCCAGGAACGGTTCCTGGACCGCTGGTTCGACAAGACGGGCGTGGTCTACGCCCAGGGTGTGGGCGGCGGCTTCGACGTGCTGGCGGGCACGGCCCGCCGGGCCCCCCGGTGGATCCAGCAGGCCGGCCTGGAGGGCGTGTACCGCATGATGCTGGAGCCCCGCAAGCGGTGGCGCCGGGTGGTCGTGGACAACGCCCGCTTTGTGGCCCTGGTCCTGCGGGCCGCCCGGACCGCCCGGGCCGCCGGGTCGCAGGGGCGGCGGCCTGCCGGTGCGCCCCCCGGCCGCGGGTAG
- a CDS encoding N-acetylmuramoyl-L-alanine amidase, translated as MRRFPRRRLLAVLTVVAALVAGAGAGFQAAEAAGVVPVRAIVTGSLLNVRSGPGTGFAVVDRVPEGTVVDLRAKQGGWFQVKTPRGITGWVAGEYLTAVLDGVRIVVDPGHGGIDGGAYANTLVEREVNLAIALPLRDILVARGAQVRMTREAREPNLPLWNRDNPYDPGTRTGMANSWPADMLISVHNNSSRNTSTRGLMAIWGNAPQSQALAQAIHDRVLYWTATRQGFDHVSAGQGVYRDTAIRGTTLAITNRSLVPATIVEVAFVSNPQDAALLKNPAFLQAVAKGIADGAGAFLLNRLPDGPIQPAPEAPPAGGGDNGSGTTPPPGDGGSTPPDGGTTPGSGDGSSPPPGDGTPAPENGGGTPGNGNPGGQTPEAPGPGQSPPAAPDEPQQPGPPGPPAPVPPFPDVTGTLAPEVHRARQLGLVDGSADGRFYPQRAVTRAEFAKMVVRAVEVARGSSLPQPAPASFRDVKADMALYEFIAKAAAQGYVLGYPDQTFRPDEPITREQAAAILQRVAGLRSGRATFPDVPDDNQFAPAVAAVAEAKLMRGHTNGYFGFGEPLQRAEAASVAVRLHDFLKK; from the coding sequence GTGCGGCGGTTCCCCCGACGGCGCCTTCTGGCCGTTCTCACCGTGGTCGCCGCGCTGGTGGCGGGGGCCGGCGCCGGGTTCCAGGCCGCCGAGGCGGCCGGGGTGGTACCGGTGCGGGCCATCGTCACCGGCAGCTTGCTCAACGTGCGGTCGGGCCCCGGCACGGGGTTCGCCGTGGTCGACCGCGTGCCTGAGGGCACCGTGGTCGACCTCCGTGCCAAGCAAGGCGGCTGGTTCCAGGTCAAGACGCCCCGCGGCATCACCGGCTGGGTGGCCGGCGAGTACCTGACCGCCGTGCTGGACGGCGTCCGCATCGTGGTCGACCCCGGCCACGGCGGCATCGACGGCGGCGCCTACGCCAACACCCTGGTGGAGCGGGAGGTCAATCTGGCCATCGCCTTGCCCCTGCGGGACATCCTGGTGGCCCGGGGCGCCCAGGTGCGGATGACCCGCGAGGCGCGGGAGCCCAACCTTCCCCTCTGGAACCGGGACAATCCGTACGATCCCGGGACCCGCACCGGCATGGCCAACAGCTGGCCGGCGGACATGCTGATCAGCGTCCACAACAACTCCAGTCGGAACACCAGCACCCGCGGCCTGATGGCCATCTGGGGCAACGCGCCCCAGTCGCAGGCGCTGGCCCAGGCCATCCACGACCGGGTGCTCTACTGGACGGCCACCCGCCAGGGGTTCGACCACGTCAGCGCGGGCCAGGGCGTCTACCGGGACACGGCGATCCGCGGGACCACCCTGGCCATCACCAACCGCTCCCTGGTGCCCGCCACCATCGTGGAGGTGGCCTTCGTCTCCAACCCCCAGGACGCGGCCTTGCTGAAGAACCCGGCCTTCCTGCAGGCCGTCGCCAAGGGCATCGCCGATGGGGCGGGGGCTTTCTTGTTGAATCGCCTGCCCGACGGGCCCATCCAGCCGGCGCCGGAGGCCCCGCCGGCCGGTGGCGGCGACAACGGCAGCGGCACGACGCCTCCGCCAGGCGACGGGGGGAGCACCCCGCCGGATGGTGGGACCACGCCCGGTTCGGGTGACGGCAGCAGCCCGCCGCCCGGCGACGGCACGCCGGCTCCCGAAAACGGTGGCGGAACCCCCGGCAACGGCAATCCGGGCGGCCAGACGCCGGAGGCGCCCGGACCCGGCCAATCGCCGCCGGCCGCACCGGATGAGCCCCAGCAACCGGGTCCGCCCGGGCCCCCCGCGCCGGTGCCGCCGTTCCCCGACGTCACCGGTACGCTGGCACCCGAGGTCCACCGGGCGCGGCAGCTGGGACTGGTCGACGGCTCCGCCGACGGCCGGTTCTACCCGCAGAGGGCGGTGACCCGGGCGGAGTTCGCCAAGATGGTGGTGCGAGCGGTGGAGGTGGCCCGCGGCAGCAGCCTGCCGCAACCGGCGCCTGCCTCCTTCCGCGACGTCAAGGCGGACATGGCCTTGTACGAGTTCATCGCCAAGGCGGCGGCCCAGGGGTACGTCCTGGGCTACCCGGACCAGACCTTCCGCCCGGACGAACCCATCACCCGGGAACAGGCGGCGGCGATCCTGCAGCGGGTGGCGGGACTCCGCAGCGGCAGGGCGACGTTCCCCGACGTGCCGGACGACAACCAGTTCGCTCCGGCGGTGGCCGCCGTGGCCGAGGCCAAGCTGATGCGGGGCCATACCAACGGGTACTTCGGGTTCGGGGAACCTTTGCAGCGGGCGGAAGCCGCCTCCGTGGCCGTGCGGCTGCACGACTTCCTGAAGAAGTAG
- a CDS encoding polysaccharide pyruvyl transferase family protein, whose amino-acid sequence MATSVRWRREPVNLVEAAALLAAAASLGVRLGTMLLGGAGGTGDVPGAAAAGSGLPPADRLLPWLGLAVYALARRWVPVTPGGRFHGQAAGSRPGANQGQGPARGREQPHHRGAANPYPRPRTGPAFLYTRGGAVAVIVVVILGIVVVAGGLLGWAVPQFLGRGAVVPRGPEGAAAILARGLKALGLLAVPAALPWPVAGAATLILFQAYRRDGRLRPWAAVLLAATVLCFGVAWTGIRPSMAAAGAATAYGLALGLFNARYTGRSDLGDPVPPAPAAPARDPGRHGRTTIGAGEARSLEAETPALPRPVPVVISGFYGAGNTGDEAILAALLNLLRQRGYRDITVFSTRPEATARRHGVASVYRGWRRHWLAKARALLRAGIFISGGGGLLQDTTPTFFLRGPVPYYLLIATWARLTGCWVLFLGQGVGPLRGRWTRWLTRHLADHADVITVRDAESLAVLDGVGVTRPPRRLLADFVFAAPPPEPGRAERVAKAEGLMPGARRVVVSVRSWAGEDRFYPELAAFLAEVLAHRPDVEVVMVPMEGELDRAASEKLASLVAACLPGLQAAPAGDSSFGPHPGTAPLRRLHVMGAAYEPADTEALVASAHVAVGMRLHFLLFAARAGVPVLALNYDPKVGAAMRRLGMDRYVFELDRVRAADLRVALAEVERDYDRIARELRQAAAGLAPLAAASVGYVDAAARRITGAG is encoded by the coding sequence ATGGCGACCTCCGTGCGGTGGCGCCGGGAACCGGTCAACCTGGTCGAGGCGGCGGCGTTGCTGGCCGCCGCCGCTTCGTTGGGGGTCCGGCTCGGGACCATGCTGCTGGGCGGGGCGGGCGGGACGGGGGACGTTCCCGGCGCGGCGGCCGCCGGGTCCGGGCTTCCCCCAGCGGATCGCCTCCTGCCATGGCTGGGGCTAGCGGTATACGCCCTCGCCCGGCGGTGGGTTCCGGTCACCCCCGGTGGCCGGTTCCATGGCCAGGCCGCCGGCTCGCGGCCTGGCGCCAACCAGGGGCAGGGCCCGGCCAGGGGGCGGGAACAACCCCACCACCGGGGTGCGGCCAACCCCTACCCGCGCCCAAGGACCGGCCCTGCGTTCCTCTACACCCGCGGGGGAGCCGTCGCCGTCATCGTCGTCGTGATCCTCGGGATTGTGGTCGTGGCGGGCGGGCTTCTGGGCTGGGCGGTGCCGCAGTTCCTGGGCCGCGGGGCCGTGGTGCCCCGCGGGCCGGAAGGCGCGGCGGCGATCCTCGCCCGGGGCCTGAAGGCCCTCGGGCTGCTGGCCGTACCGGCCGCCCTGCCCTGGCCCGTGGCCGGAGCGGCCACGTTGATCCTCTTTCAGGCCTACCGGCGGGACGGGCGGCTGCGACCCTGGGCGGCGGTGCTGCTGGCCGCGACGGTGCTCTGCTTCGGGGTCGCCTGGACGGGCATCCGGCCGTCCATGGCGGCGGCCGGTGCGGCAACCGCCTACGGCTTGGCGCTGGGCTTGTTCAATGCCCGGTATACGGGCCGCTCGGATCTGGGGGACCCGGTGCCGCCCGCGCCGGCTGCGCCGGCCCGGGATCCCGGGCGGCATGGTCGAACAACGATTGGGGCAGGGGAGGCCAGGTCCTTGGAGGCCGAAACCCCCGCCCTCCCCCGGCCGGTCCCCGTCGTGATCTCGGGCTTCTACGGCGCGGGCAACACCGGCGACGAGGCCATCCTGGCCGCCCTGCTGAACCTCCTGCGCCAGCGCGGCTACCGGGACATCACCGTCTTCTCGACCCGGCCGGAGGCCACGGCCCGCCGCCACGGCGTCGCCAGCGTCTACCGGGGCTGGCGCCGGCACTGGCTGGCCAAGGCCCGGGCCCTGCTCCGGGCGGGCATCTTCATCTCCGGCGGCGGGGGCCTGCTTCAGGACACCACGCCCACCTTCTTCCTCAGAGGTCCCGTGCCGTATTACCTGCTCATCGCCACCTGGGCGCGGCTGACCGGGTGCTGGGTCCTGTTCCTCGGTCAGGGCGTCGGACCCCTGCGGGGCCGCTGGACCCGCTGGCTGACCCGGCACCTGGCCGACCACGCCGACGTGATCACGGTCCGCGACGCCGAGTCCCTGGCCGTGCTGGACGGCGTGGGCGTCACCCGCCCGCCCCGCCGCCTGCTGGCCGACTTCGTCTTCGCCGCCCCGCCGCCCGAGCCGGGGCGGGCGGAACGGGTCGCGAAGGCGGAAGGGCTGATGCCCGGTGCCCGGCGGGTGGTGGTCTCGGTTCGCAGCTGGGCGGGAGAAGACCGGTTCTACCCCGAGCTGGCCGCCTTCCTGGCGGAGGTCCTCGCCCACCGTCCGGACGTGGAGGTGGTGATGGTCCCCATGGAGGGCGAGCTGGACCGGGCGGCCTCCGAGAAGCTGGCCTCTCTGGTGGCGGCCTGCCTTCCGGGGTTGCAGGCGGCGCCTGCCGGGGATTCGTCCTTCGGCCCCCACCCCGGCACGGCCCCCCTGCGGCGCCTGCACGTGATGGGGGCGGCCTACGAGCCGGCCGATACCGAGGCCCTGGTCGCCTCCGCCCACGTGGCCGTCGGCATGCGTCTCCACTTCCTGCTTTTCGCCGCCCGGGCCGGCGTCCCCGTCCTGGCCCTGAACTACGACCCGAAGGTGGGTGCGGCCATGCGGCGCCTGGGGATGGACCGCTACGTGTTCGAACTCGACCGCGTCCGGGCGGCGGACCTGCGGGTGGCCCTGGCGGAGGTGGAGCGGGACTACGACCGGATCGCCCGGGAACTGCGCCAGGCGGCGGCCGGCCTCGCCCCGCTGGCGGCGGCCAGCGTGGGTTACGTCGATGCCGCAGCCCGGCGGATCACAGGCGCCGGCTGA
- a CDS encoding SpoIID/LytB domain-containing protein, whose amino-acid sequence MKGAEPARVRHAEGFTQLPGGGWGLQERAGRLQVHLPQGASAVTFVLPEDGPVLLAPPGYQVRIIAAVAGGLVHEVIPPEGTETVDLQFAAVPGQTSRLQVGPIGVKPLPRGGVDGLGVSAAQLAGRFRLQAAGDPNGSSGETSGGATPPGDAGASADQPAADPALAWVRFFGGGNGHRTGLSQFGAQGLALLGVGYRDILVHYFPGTRLEKRVSDTAQRVRVGLSLDEQGIGNSAPVPRLLWKVEVPEGTTVAGASTRPVPPGVYAITYNTGSTASGSAGGTGTGGTGSGSTANLPPGFVFDPQGNTPGEPFVVAGTKPSPSATTEKIELIPPPGQVLVLHYPYTGCDPKKNHAYQGCRRYEGRLEFETAPVTGGTGIVVRNILNLQQYLNGVVPHEMPASWGKEALKAQTVAARTFAARQNFGLDQNLVDSTYDQVFYGRYEDGTPTGVYEKKIAGVVQATDGQVLTYNGNLAAVFYSSANGGWIASNTEAFGDGTGTPLAYLTGREDRFQLADGTMVTPESYWYGNKKYEATYFRWQRDIAVSVVEQKWPEIGRLQSIEVVKRSPTWTVLEVQITGSAGSKVVTGRQLRSALGLPSTMLLPDKLYPRVFYDVPMDSPLGPEINRAFQLNLISGDVYANFKPAENLTRAAFVKMLVNAVETSRGVPLAGPDEDPATEDEPFSDVHPEQALYVYVVKAFKAGWIQGYDAQTFGYDLPIKRQEAAAVIARALKLQSAPAPFDDVPSTSAFAGAIGAVYQAEIMRGYPGGTKFGPGQTMNRGEAAAAAALRSYGFCVANGC is encoded by the coding sequence GTGAAGGGGGCCGAGCCGGCCCGGGTCCGGCACGCCGAGGGCTTCACCCAGCTGCCCGGCGGGGGGTGGGGACTGCAGGAACGGGCCGGTCGGCTGCAGGTTCACCTTCCCCAGGGGGCTTCAGCCGTCACCTTCGTGCTGCCGGAAGACGGGCCGGTGCTCCTGGCGCCCCCCGGCTACCAGGTCCGGATCATCGCGGCCGTGGCGGGCGGGCTCGTCCATGAGGTGATCCCTCCTGAGGGCACCGAGACGGTGGACCTGCAGTTTGCGGCCGTTCCCGGCCAGACGTCCCGCCTGCAGGTGGGCCCCATCGGCGTCAAGCCGCTTCCCAGAGGAGGGGTGGACGGGCTTGGAGTCTCCGCAGCCCAGCTGGCCGGCCGCTTCCGTCTCCAGGCCGCAGGGGACCCCAATGGGTCGAGCGGCGAGACGAGCGGCGGGGCCACCCCACCCGGTGATGCCGGTGCTTCCGCGGATCAACCGGCTGCCGACCCGGCCCTGGCCTGGGTGCGCTTCTTCGGCGGCGGTAACGGGCACCGGACGGGCCTCTCCCAGTTCGGCGCCCAGGGCTTGGCCTTGCTCGGTGTGGGTTACCGGGACATCCTGGTCCACTACTTCCCGGGGACCCGCTTGGAGAAGCGGGTGAGCGACACCGCCCAGAGGGTTCGCGTCGGCCTGTCCCTGGACGAACAAGGGATCGGCAATTCGGCACCCGTACCCCGGCTCCTCTGGAAAGTCGAGGTGCCCGAGGGGACCACCGTGGCCGGGGCGTCGACCCGTCCCGTTCCCCCCGGCGTGTATGCCATCACCTACAACACGGGCAGCACCGCGTCCGGCAGCGCCGGCGGAACCGGGACCGGCGGCACCGGTTCCGGCAGCACGGCCAACCTGCCCCCTGGGTTCGTTTTCGATCCCCAGGGGAACACGCCGGGCGAGCCGTTCGTCGTGGCAGGCACCAAGCCGTCGCCCAGCGCCACCACGGAGAAGATCGAGCTGATCCCCCCGCCGGGACAGGTCCTGGTGCTCCACTACCCGTACACGGGCTGTGATCCCAAGAAGAACCACGCTTATCAGGGCTGCCGGCGGTACGAGGGGCGGCTTGAGTTCGAGACCGCTCCGGTGACGGGGGGTACCGGGATCGTCGTCCGGAACATCCTCAACTTGCAGCAGTACCTCAACGGCGTGGTGCCCCACGAGATGCCCGCCTCTTGGGGCAAGGAGGCCCTGAAGGCGCAGACGGTGGCCGCCCGGACCTTTGCCGCGCGGCAGAACTTCGGACTGGACCAGAACCTGGTGGACTCGACGTACGACCAAGTCTTCTACGGCCGGTACGAAGACGGCACCCCGACCGGGGTTTATGAAAAGAAGATTGCCGGCGTCGTTCAGGCCACCGACGGCCAGGTGCTCACCTACAACGGGAATCTGGCGGCTGTCTTCTACAGCTCCGCCAACGGCGGGTGGATCGCCTCCAACACCGAGGCCTTCGGCGACGGCACGGGGACCCCGTTGGCCTACCTCACGGGGCGGGAAGACCGCTTCCAGCTCGCCGACGGCACGATGGTGACCCCGGAGTCGTACTGGTACGGCAACAAGAAGTACGAGGCGACCTACTTCCGCTGGCAGCGGGACATCGCCGTTTCGGTGGTGGAGCAGAAGTGGCCGGAGATCGGCCGCTTGCAGTCCATCGAGGTGGTGAAGCGGAGCCCCACCTGGACGGTGCTCGAGGTCCAGATCACCGGTTCGGCGGGGAGCAAGGTCGTCACGGGCCGGCAGCTGCGCAGCGCCCTGGGACTGCCGTCGACTATGCTCCTGCCGGACAAGCTGTACCCGCGTGTGTTCTACGACGTCCCGATGGACTCTCCCCTGGGTCCGGAGATCAACCGCGCTTTTCAGCTGAACCTGATCTCGGGTGACGTCTACGCCAACTTCAAGCCGGCTGAGAACCTCACCCGGGCGGCCTTCGTCAAGATGCTGGTGAACGCCGTGGAAACCAGCCGCGGCGTGCCGCTGGCCGGACCCGACGAGGACCCGGCCACGGAGGACGAGCCCTTCAGCGACGTGCACCCCGAGCAGGCGCTCTACGTCTACGTGGTCAAGGCGTTCAAGGCCGGGTGGATTCAGGGCTACGACGCCCAGACCTTCGGGTACGACCTGCCCATCAAGCGCCAGGAGGCGGCCGCGGTGATCGCCCGGGCGCTGAAACTCCAGTCGGCGCCCGCGCCCTTCGACGACGTCCCGTCGACGAGCGCCTTTGCCGGCGCCATCGGCGCCGTCTACCAGGCGGAGATCATGCGGGGATACCCCGGGGGGACCAAGTTCGGCCCCGGCCAGACCATGAACCGCGGAGAGGCCGCCGCCGCGGCGGCCTTGCGCTCGTACGGGTTCTGCGTCGCCAACGGCTGCTGA
- a CDS encoding glycosyltransferase family 4 protein, whose protein sequence is MRILLVTGNLFPHAGGLSTHMDLLRKGLEALGHEVRIRSFADFTPGAKLLTRGPSWALNRVRRGWGAVWTAALRVHFLSRILRVEAGWVDGLNVEDPMAAAAARRAGLPYVYTAHGYPTDEHVAAGRIRPGTGAHRWLLELERAGLRHARHVVAVDSRIAGHVRRLAGHDRVTVIPNFIDAEWPQRAPSPTEARAALGIPPDAFVILCPRRLTAKNGVLYAVQALERLVAEGFGGGDTAHHQDADPAAERPGPGFAAGPAAGGPAATGETVRPLLVIVGSGEQEALVRRFVRERGLEAHCRLEGERPHADMGYYLRAADAVVVPSVHEAGVEEATSISALEAMAFRVPLVASAVGGLREIVRAGETGILVPQRDPEALARALWTVARDRQRAARMVEAAYRYVLQHHSHLAAARRFLQIYRHHFGAGPGKVAGTP, encoded by the coding sequence TTGCGCATCTTGCTGGTCACGGGGAACCTGTTCCCCCACGCCGGCGGACTCTCGACGCACATGGACCTGCTACGCAAGGGGCTGGAAGCGCTGGGCCACGAGGTGCGCATCCGCTCCTTCGCCGACTTCACCCCCGGGGCGAAGCTCCTGACGCGGGGCCCTTCCTGGGCCCTCAATCGGGTCCGGCGGGGTTGGGGGGCGGTGTGGACCGCGGCGCTGCGGGTCCATTTCCTCAGCCGGATCCTGCGGGTCGAGGCCGGATGGGTTGACGGGCTCAACGTGGAGGACCCGATGGCGGCTGCCGCGGCACGCCGCGCGGGCCTGCCCTACGTGTACACGGCCCACGGCTACCCGACCGACGAGCACGTTGCCGCCGGCCGCATCCGACCCGGGACCGGGGCGCACCGCTGGTTGCTCGAACTGGAGCGTGCGGGGCTACGGCATGCCCGTCACGTGGTGGCCGTCGATTCCCGCATCGCGGGGCACGTGCGCCGGCTGGCCGGCCACGACCGGGTGACCGTGATCCCGAACTTTATCGATGCGGAATGGCCACAACGCGCCCCCTCGCCCACGGAGGCGCGGGCGGCCCTCGGGATCCCGCCGGACGCCTTCGTCATCCTCTGCCCGCGCCGGCTGACGGCGAAGAACGGGGTGCTCTACGCGGTCCAGGCCCTGGAGCGGCTGGTCGCCGAAGGGTTCGGAGGAGGGGATACGGCTCACCACCAAGATGCGGACCCCGCAGCGGAGAGACCGGGCCCAGGTTTCGCGGCGGGGCCAGCGGCCGGGGGCCCGGCAGCCACCGGGGAAACCGTCCGGCCGCTGCTGGTCATCGTCGGCAGCGGTGAGCAGGAGGCACTGGTGCGCCGGTTCGTCCGGGAGCGGGGCCTTGAGGCCCATTGCCGGCTCGAGGGCGAGCGGCCCCATGCCGACATGGGGTACTACCTGAGGGCGGCGGACGCGGTGGTCGTCCCGTCGGTGCACGAAGCCGGGGTCGAGGAGGCCACGTCGATCAGCGCGCTGGAGGCCATGGCCTTCCGCGTGCCGCTGGTGGCGTCGGCGGTCGGGGGGCTACGCGAGATCGTCCGGGCCGGCGAGACCGGGATCCTGGTTCCGCAGCGGGATCCGGAGGCGCTGGCGCGGGCCCTGTGGACGGTGGCGCGCGATCGGCAGCGGGCGGCGCGGATGGTCGAGGCGGCCTACCGCTACGTGCTCCAGCACCACTCCCACCTGGCGGCGGCGCGCCGGTTCCTCCAGATCTACCGGCATCACTTCGGCGCGGGACCGGGCAAGGTCGCCGGTACGCCGTGA